In a single window of the Candidatus Aminicenantes bacterium genome:
- a CDS encoding response regulator, whose protein sequence is EEHRILENEMRQNQKLESLGTLAGGIAHDFNNIISIISGHAELMAGKLKERSPFRPALQTITDTAERGGAIVRQILTFARKSEADFRSLHIQELVAELVKMLRVTFPRTIEISYSCPPDLPQVWMDPSQLHQALLNLCINARDAMAGTGKLGIMTSLIEGGEIAARFPAAEGKRLIRIQVSDTGMGMDEKTRARIFEPFFTTKGRYQGTGLGLAVVYGVVKTHKGFIEVDSQPGRGTVFSLYFPASEVQAVRPEQLDLDTETIARGSETILVVEDEESLRELLTSILHEYGYQILIARDGMEALERYRRHRDDIHLVVTDMDLPKLNGAAVSRSILSDNPDVKIILISGFVEPALKASILADGIREFVAKPYTMPHMLNIIRKVLDND, encoded by the coding sequence AGGAGGAGCACCGCATCCTGGAAAACGAGATGCGCCAGAACCAGAAGCTGGAGAGCCTGGGCACCCTGGCCGGCGGCATCGCCCACGACTTCAACAACATCATCTCGATCATCAGCGGTCATGCCGAGTTGATGGCCGGCAAGCTGAAGGAGCGTTCGCCGTTTCGACCCGCGCTGCAGACGATCACCGACACCGCCGAGCGCGGCGGCGCCATCGTCAGGCAGATATTGACCTTCGCCCGCAAGTCGGAAGCCGATTTCAGATCGCTCCATATCCAGGAACTGGTCGCCGAGCTGGTCAAGATGCTGCGGGTGACCTTTCCACGCACCATCGAGATCAGCTATTCCTGCCCGCCCGATTTGCCCCAGGTTTGGATGGATCCCAGCCAACTGCACCAAGCGTTGCTCAACCTGTGCATCAACGCCCGCGACGCCATGGCCGGCACCGGCAAGCTCGGCATCATGACGTCCCTGATCGAAGGCGGGGAGATCGCCGCCCGCTTCCCGGCCGCCGAAGGCAAACGCCTGATCCGCATCCAGGTCAGCGATACCGGCATGGGCATGGATGAAAAAACCCGGGCCCGCATATTCGAGCCGTTCTTCACCACCAAAGGCCGCTACCAGGGGACCGGACTCGGACTGGCCGTGGTCTACGGAGTGGTAAAGACCCACAAGGGTTTTATTGAAGTCGACAGCCAGCCGGGCCGGGGCACGGTTTTTTCCCTGTATTTCCCGGCGTCGGAAGTCCAGGCCGTTCGGCCGGAGCAGCTGGACCTGGATACGGAGACAATCGCCCGCGGCAGCGAGACCATCCTGGTGGTCGAGGACGAGGAGAGCCTCAGGGAACTCCTGACCTCCATACTGCACGAATACGGCTACCAGATACTCATCGCCCGTGACGGCATGGAGGCGCTGGAGCGCTACCGGCGCCACCGCGACGACATCCATCTGGTCGTCACCGACATGGACCTGCCCAAGCTGAATGGCGCGGCCGTGAGCCGGTCGATCTTGAGCGACAATCCCGATGTGAAGATCATCCTGATTTCGGGTTTCGTCGAGCCGGCGCTGAAAGCATCCATCCTGGCCGACGGCATCCGCGAGTTCGTGGCGAAGCCGTACACCATGCCGCATATGTTGAACATCATCCGCAAAGTGCTGGACAACGATTGA
- a CDS encoding ATP-binding cassette domain-containing protein: MALLSVKDVCVGFGGFLLLDHIGLHIEPHERVCLLGRNGSGKTTMLKLINGEINPDSGTIARGQGIVTARLDQEIPEGIAGPVINIVTSGLAAKGKLLADYHHASAMLADSQENDTRLLARLDLLGQQLDAENGWEIHRQVDLVIARMKLPADADFATLSTGLKRRTLLAKALVAGPDILMLDEPTNHLDIEAISWLEGFLAAYGGTILLVTHDRQLVQKLASRIIEIDRGRLLDWSCDYPTFIQRKEESLANEESQNRLFDKKLSVEEAWLRQGVKARRTRSQDRLKTLLKMRAQRRQRQERPGGVAMTLQHGRRSGNLVVEAKNVYYQYPGKQVLRDFSTTIMRGDRVGIIGANGCGKTTLLRLLIGEILPQQGHIHLGTNLEAIYFDQLREQLDPEKTVFDNVADGNDRVIINGVTQHVIGYLQKFLFTAERACTKVKSLSGGERCRLLLARLFTRPANVLVLDEPTNDLDIETLEFLEELLIDFRGTLLLVSHDRAFLNNVVTSTLVFAGEGKIEEYVGGYDDGLRQREISQTPANEKTQKKPPSKVRPATLKITFKEKRELETLPEKIKNLEEERKNIYQSLADPAFYRSGNNTVSTANSRLQALEKDLVATYLRWEYLEERKGQTAAALKK; the protein is encoded by the coding sequence ATGGCACTGCTCAGTGTGAAAGACGTTTGTGTCGGTTTCGGCGGTTTTCTGCTGCTGGACCATATTGGACTGCATATCGAACCCCACGAACGAGTCTGTCTGCTAGGGCGCAACGGCAGCGGTAAAACCACAATGTTGAAGCTGATCAACGGCGAAATCAATCCTGACAGCGGAACTATCGCCCGCGGCCAGGGGATTGTCACCGCCCGCCTGGACCAGGAGATCCCCGAAGGGATTGCCGGCCCGGTCATCAATATAGTCACTTCCGGACTTGCGGCCAAAGGCAAACTCCTGGCCGATTACCATCACGCCAGCGCCATGCTGGCCGACAGCCAGGAAAATGACACCCGGCTTCTGGCCCGTTTGGACCTTCTGGGACAACAGTTGGACGCTGAAAACGGCTGGGAGATCCATCGCCAGGTCGACCTGGTCATTGCCCGGATGAAACTCCCGGCCGACGCGGATTTCGCCACCCTGTCCACAGGGTTGAAACGGCGCACGCTGCTGGCCAAGGCCCTGGTTGCGGGACCGGATATCCTTATGCTCGATGAACCGACCAATCACCTGGATATCGAAGCCATTTCCTGGCTGGAGGGTTTTCTGGCCGCATACGGCGGTACCATCCTGCTCGTCACCCATGACCGGCAGCTGGTGCAAAAACTGGCCAGCCGGATCATCGAGATCGACCGCGGCCGGCTTTTGGACTGGAGCTGTGATTACCCGACCTTTATCCAGCGCAAAGAGGAGAGCCTGGCCAATGAAGAGAGCCAGAACCGGCTTTTCGATAAAAAATTGTCGGTTGAAGAAGCTTGGCTCCGCCAGGGAGTCAAGGCCCGCCGCACCCGCAGCCAGGACCGCCTCAAGACCCTGTTGAAAATGCGCGCCCAACGACGCCAGCGGCAGGAACGGCCCGGCGGAGTGGCCATGACCCTGCAGCATGGACGGCGCTCCGGAAACCTGGTTGTCGAGGCGAAAAATGTTTATTACCAATATCCCGGGAAACAAGTGCTCCGCGATTTTTCAACCACGATCATGCGCGGAGACCGGGTCGGCATCATCGGAGCAAACGGCTGCGGCAAGACCACCCTGCTGCGGTTGCTCATTGGCGAAATCCTCCCGCAACAGGGGCATATCCACCTGGGCACAAACCTGGAGGCCATCTATTTTGATCAATTGCGCGAGCAGCTCGATCCTGAAAAAACGGTTTTCGACAACGTGGCCGACGGCAATGACAGGGTCATCATCAACGGTGTTACCCAGCATGTGATCGGCTATTTGCAGAAATTTCTCTTCACGGCGGAGCGGGCGTGCACCAAAGTGAAATCCCTGTCGGGCGGAGAACGGTGCCGCTTGCTGCTGGCTCGCTTGTTCACCCGGCCCGCCAATGTCCTGGTCCTGGACGAGCCCACCAATGATCTCGATATCGAAACCCTCGAATTCTTGGAGGAATTGCTCATCGATTTTCGGGGCACATTGCTGCTGGTGAGCCACGACCGGGCTTTTTTAAACAACGTGGTGACCAGCACCCTGGTTTTTGCCGGAGAAGGGAAAATAGAGGAATACGTGGGCGGATACGACGATGGACTGCGTCAAAGGGAAATTTCCCAGACCCCGGCCAATGAAAAAACACAAAAAAAACCTCCAAGCAAAGTCCGGCCGGCAACTTTGAAAATCACCTTCAAGGAAAAAAGGGAATTGGAAACTCTGCCGGAAAAGATTAAAAATCTGGAAGAAGAACGGAAAAATATCTACCAGTCCCTGGCCGATCCCGCTTTTTATCGCAGTGGCAACAACACTGTCAGCACCGCCAATTCACGCCTGCAGGCGCTGGAAAAGGATTTGGTCGCGACTTATTTACGCTGGGAGTATCTGGAAGAGCGGAAAGGGCAGACAGCCGCGGCCTTAAAAAAATAA